The Coregonus clupeaformis isolate EN_2021a chromosome 35, ASM2061545v1, whole genome shotgun sequence genome includes the window accttgctgtgtgagtctatacgtgtgtgtgttaccttgctgtgtgagtctatacgtgtgtgtgttaccttgctgtgtgagtctatacgtgtgtgtgttaccttgctgtgtgagtctatacgtgtgtgtgttaccttgctgtgtgagtctatacgtgtgtgtgttaccttgctgtgtgagtctatacgtgtgtgtgttaccttgctgtgtgagtctatacgtgtgtgtgttaccttgctgtgtGAGTCTATacgtgtgtgttaccttgctgtgtGAGtctatacctgtgtgtgtgtatgtgtgtgttaccttgctgtgtGAGTCTATacgtgtgtgttaccttgctgtgtGAGtctatacctgtgtgtgtgtatgtgtgtgttaccttgctgtgtgagtctatacgtgtgtgtgttaccttgctgtgtGAGTctatacgtgtgtgtgcgtgttaccTTGCTGTGTGAGtctatacctgtgtgtgtgtgtgtgtgtgtgtgttaccttgctgtgtGAGTCTATACGTGCGTTGATGAGTCCCTCCAGTATAAGCTGGGTCAGTTCATCCTCCAGAGCTAACACTGTGGTGTTGAAGGACTGGGACATCTTAGTCATGTCTGCAGACACATACGGGCTGAAgtactgactcacacacacacacacacacacacacaccaggttaaCAACTTGGGCTGAAGTACTGACTCAGAACACAGGTTAACAACATGGGCTGAAGTACTGACTCAGAACACAGGTTAACAACTTGGGCTGAAGTACTGACTCAGAACACAGGTTAACAACTTGGGCTGAAGTACTGACTCAGAACACAGGTTAACAACTTGGGCTGAAGTACTGACTCAGAACACAGGTGATGTAGGGATATGAGGGAAACTTCCACAACACTGCAAAGTGACTTAAGTCCTACAAAGCGTGTTGTGTTATGTCATGGTGTCATGACTCTGTCTCACCTGGATAAGGGCTCTGTTTCTGATCTGTGTGTACAGTGTTCTGACGTGAGGGGCCAGGTACAGGTCCAATAGAAGGGTATcctacaggagagaggaggaggaggaggaggaggagagaggacgagggaggagagaggacgagggaggaggagagaggacgagaggaggaggagggaggaggagagaggacgaggaggagagaggacgagagaggagagaggacgagagaggagagaggaggaggagagaggaggaggagagaggaggagggaggagagaggacgagaggaggaggagagaggacgagggaggaggagagaggacgagggaggaggagagaggacgagaggaggacgagagaggacgagagaggacgagagagaaggagagaggacgagagggaaTTGGTGTTAGGTGCACACTCAAATCCCTGTTGTTTCTGACCAACACCAAGACTAATTCAATCAACATTACTGAGTGGCAATATAAAGAGTTTCTCATTCAGATTTTGCAGTTAGCCTGTAACTGTCCATATAAAACGGTTTTCTTCCTTAACGTCATCTAGTTAGCCTGTAACTGTCCATATAAACATGTTTTCTTCCTTAAACGTCATCTAGTTAACAGTTTTATATGGACAGTTACAGGCTTTCTTCCTTACCTTCATCTCGTCCAGTAGTTTCAGACAGGAGGCGTACTTCGATTCGTAAAACTTGAAGATTATGTCACGCACCTGGGGCTCCAACTCTAAAAACAACTTAaaggaactagagaagagagagagagagagagagagagggaaaacagGGGTTGACATTTCAATATGGACTGAAATCACTCATCACCCAAACAAGCTGTTACTCTCCATAACAGTTCCACTTGATGGAGAGACCAATGAAGCACATTGCTCTTTAACAGAGTTAGCGGTTACCTGAAGTGCACTTCTTACGAGGGTACTACTAAGTCCAGTGCGCACTGCGTAGGGAGCCTACCTGCTGGAGATTATGTTCTTCTGTAGTTCCTGTCTGTCGAAGGTGGCCAGGGCACACATCCCCCCGTACACCGCTACATTACTGGGGGACAGGAGCTGGGGGGAGAGGGGACCCACAACATTTTATAACACAAATAATAAAAAACTCCTAAATCCAAATAAAACTAAAAACATGACATCCACCCTggcatcctgactgatggcagcccattcttgcataatcaatgcttggagtttgtcagaatttgtgggttttgtttgtccacccacctcttgaggattgaccacaagttctcaatgggattaaggtctggggagtttcctggccatggacccaaaatgtcgatgttttgttccccgagccacttagttatcacttttgccttatggcaaggtgctccatcatgctgaaaaaggcattggtcgtcaccaaactgttcttggatggttgggagaagttgctctctgaggatgtgttggtaccattctttattcatggctgtgttcttaggcaaaattgtgagtgagcccactcccttggctgagaagcaaccccacacatgaatggtctcaggatgctttactgttggcatgacacaggactgaaggtagcgctcaccttgtcttctccggacaagcttttttccggatgccccaaacaatcggaaaggggattcatcagagaaaatgactttaccccagtcctcagcagtccaatccctgtaccttttgcagaatatcagtctgttcctgatgtttttcctggagagaagtggcttcctcgctgcccttcttgacaccaggccatcctccaaaagtcttcgcctcactgtgcgtgcagatgcactcacacctgcatgctgccattcctgagcaagcgctgcactggtggtgccctgatcccgcagctgaatcaactttaggagacggtcctggcgcttgctggactttcttgggcgccctgaagccttcttcacaacaattgaacctctctccttgaagttcttgatgatccgataaatggttgatttaggtgcaatcttactagcagcaatatccttgcctgtgaagccctttttgtgcaaagcaatgatgacggcacgtgtttccttgcaggtaaccatggttaacagaggaagaacaatgattccaagcaccaccctccttttaaagcttccagtctgttattctaacttcatcagcatgacagagtgatctccagccttgtcctcgtcaacactctcacctgtgttaaagagagaatcactgacatgatggcagctggtccttttgtggcagggctgaaatgtagtggaaaagttttttggggattaacgtttacgtttacgtcatttagcaggatcaagttcattttcatggcaaagagggactttgcaattcatctgatcactcttcataacattctggagtatatgcaaattgccatcataaaaactgaggcagcagactttgcgAAAATtaattatttgtgtcattctcaaaacctttgaccacgactgtacacagcaACATCATGGCTCAGATCAGATATGGTGAAGGTACCATACCATTATTATGGAGTGGAGTTGGGGGTGGTCAGAGGAGTTGGGGTTGGGGTCAAGTTAGTTTAGTTGGGGTCAGAGGTAGCGGGGTATATTGATATCTGACCTCTGGGAAGTCGCAGTGGTCAAACGAAGCCTGGAGGAAGCACTTGGCGGCCGGTTTGTACTTTCTAGAGGCCAGCTCTGCCAAACCTGGGGGACGACAAGAGAAACATTTGAAAGCGCAACTCACAATTTAAGAATAGGTTTTATTACCTAATGCAGGTCTAAAAAAAGCAATTTCAGCTGACAAGAGAAACATGCAGACTTCAGTGGTCCTCCTAACAGTATAATCCTAGGATGTCTTACCTGCAGCACATTTTAGTTTGGTGAGGACAGATTGGTTCTGACTGTCTCGCTCTCCTCGTTGCTAGAAGAAACAAGCAAGCTGAGGTAAGTCAGTGATTTTCTTTCAGGTGACCATGATGACAGTGTGAAGGTTATATTATGCTCTACTGTACACATAAGGGAATATAAAAGGAGAACATCTGTTGAATAAATTCCCATACTGCTTGAGTTTCTCTCACTAGGGAGCTATGATGTAAAGGTTCTATTTCAGTCATTCGGTGCTAACCTCAGCTATCTCCGGAGTGGATTCTGCCTTGCTGACGTAGCTATGTACATGGGACCAGTTCTGGAGGTAAACGctaacctagagagagagagaaaatgtttgAGAAACCTTCCAGGGATGTTAGGTCAGACAATACACGTTTATAGATTTACCAAGTCAATCGACAGAACTTGATGACAAAATATTGACATCTATAAAAGTTGACATGACATTCATAAACATTCATTTAGGaggcccctgtagctcagttggtagagcatggcgcttgcaacgccagggttgtgggttcgtttcccacggggggccagtatgaaaatgtatgcactcactaactgtaagtcgctctggataagagcgtctgctaaatgcctaaaatgtaaatgtaaggaggCGCATGTTGATGAAGTCATAGTACCTTGATGACGTTAAGGCACATGTTGATGACATGCTTGGCGCTAGTGCAGTAGTCTCGGGCTCGACTGTAGCACTTGAGGGCGTTGCTAAGATCTCCACAGTCTAAATAGTGGTCCCCTAGGTCATCATGACCCCGCctgaacagagggaggagagggaggaatcaGTGAGATAAAACCTGTTGAGTAGTGGACTGGTTCCATTTGGGTTTTGCTTGTTGAGTAGTGGACTGGTTCCATTTGGGTTTTGAGGCCCTTCCTCTCCCATACCACATCACTGGCTGTGTCCACATTGTCCACCCTTATCCCTAAGTGTGCACTTGTCTTGCACACTCCCTCTCATGCAGTTAAAAGCATTGGAATGGATGTAAACCCAGCAGATTTCATAGGTTCTAGCCATGCATGTTGTCTGAGTTCCATCTCCACTGCTTGTGACCCATGTAACAGTGAAAACAATGTCTACTTGAGTTTCCCCCAGAGCTGGTTACCTGATGCTCTCTTTGATAGAGTTTCCCTTGTAGTTCTTGAGGTCAGTGTCCAGCTTCTCCAGTTTGAGCAGGGCCTTTTTCCTGGTGCTCTCTGCCCAGGCTGTGTCCAG containing:
- the LOC121551448 gene encoding COP9 signalosome complex subunit 1 isoform X2 gives rise to the protein MPLPVQVFNFQGAVEPMQIDADPQEDQQNAPDINYVVENPTLDLEQFASSYSGLMRIERLQFIAEHCPQLRAEALKMALSFVQRTFNVDVYEEIHRRLTDATRQVQGVPDAVPEGPVAPPLLDTAWAESTRKKALLKLEKLDTDLKNYKGNSIKESIRRGHDDLGDHYLDCGDLSNALKCYSRARDYCTSAKHVINMCLNVIKVSVYLQNWSHVHSYVSKAESTPEIAEQRGERDSQNQSVLTKLKCAAGLAELASRKYKPAAKCFLQASFDHCDFPELLSPSNVAVYGGMCALATFDRQELQKNIISSSSFKLFLELEPQVRDIIFKFYESKYASCLKLLDEMKDTLLLDLYLAPHVRTLYTQIRNRALIQYFSPYVSADMTKMSQSFNTTVLALEDELTQLILEGLINARIDSHSKILYARDVDQRGHTFQKSVHMGKEFQRRAKAMILRAAVLRNQIHVKSPPREGSQGELTTANSQTTRMSSTM
- the LOC121551448 gene encoding COP9 signalosome complex subunit 1 isoform X1: MPLPVQVFNFQVSSVSELEVAAGAEQAQAQDSERDKEKSRASSSASEPPCPSHSSRPNLLLPFTAGDYVLSSSLSACSLLPEGAVEPMQIDADPQEDQQNAPDINYVVENPTLDLEQFASSYSGLMRIERLQFIAEHCPQLRAEALKMALSFVQRTFNVDVYEEIHRRLTDATRQVQGVPDAVPEGPVAPPLLDTAWAESTRKKALLKLEKLDTDLKNYKGNSIKESIRRGHDDLGDHYLDCGDLSNALKCYSRARDYCTSAKHVINMCLNVIKVSVYLQNWSHVHSYVSKAESTPEIAEQRGERDSQNQSVLTKLKCAAGLAELASRKYKPAAKCFLQASFDHCDFPELLSPSNVAVYGGMCALATFDRQELQKNIISSSSFKLFLELEPQVRDIIFKFYESKYASCLKLLDEMKDTLLLDLYLAPHVRTLYTQIRNRALIQYFSPYVSADMTKMSQSFNTTVLALEDELTQLILEGLINARIDSHSKILYARDVDQRGHTFQKSVHMGKEFQRRAKAMILRAAVLRNQIHVKSPPREGSQGELTTANSQTTRMSSTM
- the LOC121551448 gene encoding COP9 signalosome complex subunit 1 isoform X3 codes for the protein MPLPVQVFNFQVSSVSELEVAAGAEQAQAQDSERDKEKSRASSSASEPPCPSHSSRPNLLLPFTAGDYVLSSSLSACSLLPEGAVEPMQIDADPQEDQQNAPDINYVVENPTLDLEQFASSYSGLMRIERLQFIAEHCPQLRAEALKMALSFVQRTFNVDVYEEIHRRLTDATRQVQGVPDAVPEGPVAPPLLDTAWAESTRKKALLKLEKLDTDLKNYKGNSIKESIRRGHDDLGDHYLDCGDLSNALKCYSRARDYCTSAKHVINMCLNVIKVSVYLQNWSHVHSYVSKAESTPEIAEQRGERDSQNQSVLTKLKCAAGLAELASRKYKPAAKCFLQASFDHCDFPELLSPSNVAVYGGMCALATFDRQELQKNIISSSSFKLFLELEPQVRDIIFKFYESKYASCLKLLDEMKDTLLLDLYLAPHVRTLYTQIRNRALIQYFSPSC